In the genome of Firmicutes bacterium HGW-Firmicutes-1, the window TCGGTTAGGTAACTTGCCACCGTTTTCATCCGCTACGGTCAACATCTCACGATAAAACTGCTGTAAGAACAGCGACACCATAAAATACTTAGTGTTATCTTCTTCTGGGAGAATGAGAAAGATTGCTGATTTCTCGTTACAGAACGTTTCCGCATCAATTGCCGTGTCAAAGCAAAGAATCTGCTCCATCTCTGAGTCTAGAAATGCATTCAGTCGTGACAATACCGTTGAGAGTACAGATGCCATTGCTTGTTCTGCCGAATTGAGAGCTGCGCCTGCAAACCACTTTGCCTTATGAGTAGGTGGTAGTTTATCCATCAAGAGTTGAAATTGACTTTTTCCTTTGATCTTGCTCGGTGCCATGAGGTCTTGCACCATTTTAAAAACAGAAATGATATGTCGCTTATCTACTCGTTTGCCATCTTCAATTGTTGTTGGGAGAAATTCTGCAATTAGAAGAATTACAGATGTGAGGAGCCCTTCTGCTGCATCATAGAAGAAAGCATTCTGCCCCATGGCAGCATTGTTTCCATCGGTTGAAATGATCGTTTTTGAAATGATTTTCGCATACTTTTCTGCCTTTGCTTTTGCTGAATAATTACTGCTATCTGCTCGGTACAAATCCATGTACTTGTTGACTAAATGGAGAAGATTATTCCCATCACTTCTGGTTGGGTTACGCAGATCAATGACCGCAATATTATAGCCGTAGCTCTCCTTAGCTATCATCCCATAATTTCTTGCAAGGTCACCCTTGGTATCTGTTGTAATGAATGACATTCCACTGGCACAGGCATATTCTAGATTCGGATATAGAAAATATGCCGTCTTACCAACGCCTGCTGCACCAATCATTAAACAGTGGACATCTCCAGGATCCACAAGACCTGTCACCATGTTATTTGATTCTTTGCATCCAATTATTAATCCTTGCATCGGATTGCCTTTTTCATCAATTGGCAGGTTAATACCTTGTCGCCACTCTTTAACCTTGAATGGTATGTGATGATAAGTACTTTCAATTTCCTTTTTCGATGCGAATCTTGCGACACCATGCTGTCCATCTCCAACAGTTTTGGATTTGATACCGTTTAAGGTATAGTAATGGGCTAGTAATGACAGTCCGCCGATAACTGAGAACATTACGGCTGCAGCTGCTATTAACATATATACTTGAGAATTCATTTTTCACATCCTTTCATAAAAATGAGGCATGGGATTTCTCCCACGCCTCATAATTTCATGCCATATTAAGTGATTGAGTCTGTATCTGCTTTTGCACAAGAAGTTCTAGCTTAATTGTAGATTTCAGAAGGATTAAAGCAACTTTCTGAAATCCAATGGCATAGCTCAACACTTCTTTTTCATCAATGGCTTCTGCACTCATTTTTATTCTAGAAAACTCATCGTATACTTCAGACAATTTAGAATCCCATCGGCTCCGATTTTGATATGCACGAAACTGTTCACTCATACTTTGAATGATTTCTTCTGCCGTCATCTGATGACCTAATTGCCGATGTTCTTTCAATGCTAGACATAAAAAAACAGCTGTTGCCAACTTCATGGCTTCAGCTTGATTTTCATTGTTTATTTGGGCTTGCTTCAGGATGTCTTCACCATCGGAATACCCTAGATTCATCGATCCCATATCTTTTACAAGAATCAGTATTTCTTTGCACAGATCATTTTTCAATCGATGTTGTGGGTGTTCCTCAGACGGAATCGCAACTAAGTTCTGTTTAGCTCTTAAGTCTTCATTCCAATCCTTGAAACAAGGCTGTAATTTGCTACAACTTTTATTTTTCTCAGCAAGCATGTCTTCAATTTTCTCGCAAGCTTCAATCCCAGCCGCATCATGATCCAAGCACAAAACAACATGGGTTAGTTCTGTATTCCACTCAAGAGTTTTGAAAAGTGCCTGTTCTGATAAACCACAAAGTGCAAGGTAGCTATGTTTTCTCCAGCCCGATTCTTTATTCATTGTGATAAATGACAGTAGATCGATTGGAGCCTCAAACACATATAATCGATTGCTGTTTCCGATGTGATGAAAGCTGTAACGTGGATTGCTACTGTCGATATTCCCCTTGTAGCCTTTTCCTTCCGAGTAGAGCCCTCTTTTATGAGCATGCTTTGAAACGCCATTTTCATCGTAGCCCACAAACACGGCATTATGATATTCCTTTAATCCATCGGCAGTCAGCTCCTTGCTTTCATAAATAAGCCTTTCTTTGACAAAGAAACTCACTACTTCAGGATCTATCAATCTATGCTTGGTTAAATATGCAAATAATCTTCGCATGTCATTATTGCACGGCGGAAGTTTAAATGGTTTTTTAGTCTCTTGATCATTTTTTGCCTTAGTGTATGGAATGCCTTGCTCGCCGTTAAGAAGCATTGTAACCGCATCAGGAAATGTATGCCCATAGAAATATTGAACGAAATCTATCGCAAGTCCACCTTCCTTTGTTGCATGATCAAACCACTCATTCCCTCGCACAGTTACACTGTGGTTACTTTCAAGGCGCTTCTCTCTTCCGGAAGACAAAAGTGTCTCACCTTGCATTTTTAAAAATTCAACAAGATCTACGCTATTGGCTCTTTGCTTTTGATCTTCGGTAAAATGAATGTATGTCCCCATAATCCACCACCTATTGCCTTCTGGTTCCTATACGATGAAACGCCGTCCTTTTTACTGGACGGCGTTTCATGTATGGGTTAATGTTTAGCTTTTCAAAATTTCTATAGCTTGATTTTGATTTGGTTTTTCGATTATTCTTCATTCAACTTCTCCTCGTATAATAGGTTAGGAATCAAATATGGCTATTTCTTATTTCTGCAATAAACATTATCAAATTAGCATCTCATGATCCTTATCATTTCTTTTATGACCTTGCGCCACCTTCTTCTCCTTCAACTTTCTAAGCAGTTTACTATCAATTTTCATCCCATTTGAGTTCCTATGTGGTATAAGGTTCTCTTCAAAAATCTTTCCCATATGATTCAGCAGACGGGATACGACAAGTGCTACAGAAGGATCTTTGAACTTATCAATATTATCTAAAAAAAGTTTTGCATATTCGTTCCCTTGCTCAGCAGATAAGGTCAACCACTTGATTGCTTGGTCCTTATCTTTAGTAACATCTTTTCCAAGTAAATAGGTCTTTCCTAAAAGATACTGTGAAAATGGATTGCCAGCTTCCGAAGAGCTTGTTAGATAAAAAATGGCCCTATCAATGTTCTTTGGATTCTCCTTTCCTTGCAAGAACAACTTCCCAAGCTGATAACTTGCCCACTGATTTCCATATTCATGAGATATCTCAAAGCATCGAATCGCTTGGTGTATATTTTTAGTCATTACCTTACCTTCAAGAAAAAGTTTTCCAAGTAAATAGACTGCGGATGATTTAATATGTTTTGGTACTGAATCATCACTGTTTGTAACGGCACTCAGAAACTCGATTGCTTTTTTCAAATCTTCTGGATCAGGGTTATCCTCTTTAAAAACTATCTTTGCTAGTGCGAAGCTTGAATATACATTGCCAAGCTTTGCTGATTTCTCATAGTAATCTTTAGCTTTTTGCAAATCTGGCTCTGTTCCAATACCATTTTGAAGCATCCACCCCAAACGATACTGGATTTTATCATCATGACTGGTGTTCTCTAAGACTTCAAAACCACTGAAAGCTCTTTGAAAGTGATGTACAGATTTTGTTCCGTTTTGATCAGTACCAACACCGTCACGGTACATCTTGGCCACTTCAAAATCTGCATAAGGAAAATTTTGATTTGCAGACTTCAGGTATAGCTCAAATGCTCTTACGAGATTTTGTTCAACGCCTTGCCCTCGGTGGTGCAGTGCTCCAAGAGAATACTGTGCATATTTGTATTTCTTCTCTGCTGATAAATGAAACCACTCAGCTGCAATCTGATAATCTTGTTCCGTCCCAAGTCCTACGGCAATCATTTTACCTATGCGGTATTCAGTGTATTTCCAAGGTTTCTGTGCTTCCACTTCTTGAAAACCCGAAAGTGCTTTTACATAATATTCATGAGCAACCTCATGATTTTTTTCAACACCAAGGCCGTCTGAATAAATTCGCCCTATGTCATAAACGGAAAGTACATTTCCATTTTGCGCTTCTTCCAAAAGCAGAGAAAGTGCTTCACCAAAATCTTGTTGAATCTCCTCCGTGCCAAATAAATAATCACGAGCCAATTTGTATTCATCCGTCCATTTTACATATATGTTTTCAGAGGTTTCACTACTTACGGTACGGTCCATACTTCCTAATGATTCATGGTCAACTTCTTCTGGACTGCTGACAACAAATGATTCATTGCTTTCGAAGATCTCTTCTAGCAATTCGATATCATCTATTCCATCGAGTTCATTGATATCAAATGCATCCATCGAAAACTGATTAGCTTCAGCAATGATCATGTTCTTGATTGACTTGAATTCTTTCTGTTTT includes:
- a CDS encoding conjugal transfer protein TraG, which gives rise to MNSQVYMLIAAAAVMFSVIGGLSLLAHYYTLNGIKSKTVGDGQHGVARFASKKEIESTYHHIPFKVKEWRQGINLPIDEKGNPMQGLIIGCKESNNMVTGLVDPGDVHCLMIGAAGVGKTAYFLYPNLEYACASGMSFITTDTKGDLARNYGMIAKESYGYNIAVIDLRNPTRSDGNNLLHLVNKYMDLYRADSSNYSAKAKAEKYAKIISKTIISTDGNNAAMGQNAFFYDAAEGLLTSVILLIAEFLPTTIEDGKRVDKRHIISVFKMVQDLMAPSKIKGKSQFQLLMDKLPPTHKAKWFAGAALNSAEQAMASVLSTVLSRLNAFLDSEMEQILCFDTAIDAETFCNEKSAIFLILPEEDNTKYFMVSLFLQQFYREMLTVADENGGKLPNRVMIYADEIGTIPKIESFEMMLSAGRSRRISVIPIIQSFAQLDRNYGKEGSQIITDNCQLTIFGGFAPNSETAQVLSKALGSRTVMSGSISRGKNDPSQSLQMIERPLLTADELKALPKGNFVVMKTGVHPMKTKLKLFLDWGITFEKIYETEEKSHRKVYYADKEELEENIVRHTMALDVDDVAIDENTETGKRGGTLHSPVMDPSDESAVKSKTIIRT